A stretch of Lathyrus oleraceus cultivar Zhongwan6 chromosome 6, CAAS_Psat_ZW6_1.0, whole genome shotgun sequence DNA encodes these proteins:
- the LOC127095598 gene encoding uncharacterized protein LOC127095598 translates to MSICCGLPLVECVYCLACARWAWKRCLHTAGHDSQTWGVATTEEFEPVPRLCRYILSVYEDDLRNPVWAPSGGYGINPDWLLIRKTYKDTHGRAPPYILYLDHDHADIVLAIRGLNLAKESDYAVLLDNKLGKRKFDGGYVHNGLLKAAGMVLDAECEILRELVEKYPDYTLTFAGHSLGSGVAAMLSMVVVQNRDRLGNIERKRVRCYAIAPARCMSLNLAVRYADIINSVVLQDDFLPRTATPLEDIFKSLLCLPCLLCLKCMRDTCISEEKMLKDPRRLYAPGRLYHIVERKPFRFGRFPPVVKTAVPVDGRFEHIVLSCNATSDHAIVWIEKEAQRALNLMLEKDNTMEVPAKQIMERQETMARHNHEYKAALQRAKTLHVPHAFNPPSQYGTFDDEGEESSRKSEAEFSVSSTNKSSAGESWDVLIERLFDTDEHGKMVFKR, encoded by the exons ATGTCAATTTGCTGTGGCTTGCCTCTTGTGGAGTGTGTGTATTGTCTAGCTTGCGCTCGTTGGGCGTGGAAGAGATGTCTTCATACTGCAGGCCATGACAGTCAAACATGGGGGGTTGCTACCACGGAAGAATTTGAGCCTGTTCCGCGTCTTTGTCGATATATTTTGTCTGTGTATGAGGACGATCTTCGAAATCCTGTTTGGGCACCTTCTGGTGGGTATGGAATTAACCCTGATTGGTTATTAATTAGAAAGACGTATAAAGATACACACGGTAGGGCTCCGCCGTATATACTGTATCTTGATCATGATCATGCTGATATAGTTCTTGCTATAAGGGGGCTGAATTTGGCGAAGGAAAGTGACTATGCTGTTCTGTTGGATAATAAATTGGGGAAGAGAAAGTTTGATGGGGGATATGTTCATAATGGATTGTTAAAAGCTGCTGGGATGGTTTTGGATGCTGAGTGTGAAATTTTGAGGGAATTGGTAGAGAAGTATCCGGATTATACTCTTACTTTTGCTGGACATTCCCTTGGATCAGGAGTGGCTGCGATGTTGAGCATGGTGGTTGTGCAGAATCGGGATAGACTTGGAAACATTGAGAGGAAGAGGGTTAGGTGTTATGCCATTGCTCCTGCTAGGTGTATGTCGCTTAATTTGGCAGTCAGATATGCAGATATCATAAACTCCGTTGTGCTTCAG GATGACTTCTTACCACGGACAGCCACCCCATTGGAAGATATATTCAAGTCTCTGTTATG TTTGCCGTGCTTGTTGTGCTTGAAGTGCATGAGGGATACATGTATATCGGAGGAGAAGATGCTGAAAGATCCAAGGAGACTCTATGCACCTGGTCGACTTTATCACATTGTTGAGAGAAAGCCTTTCAG ATTCGGAAGGTTTCCTCCAGTTGTGAAAACAGCAGTGCCAGTAGATGGAAGGTTTGAGCATATAGTTCTATCTTGCAATGCTACATCCGATCATGCCATTGTTTGGATCGAGAAAGAGGCTCAAAGGGCTTTGAAT TTGATGCTGGAGAAAGATAATACCATGGAAGTACCTGCGAAGCAAATCATGGAGCGCCAGGAAACAATGGCCAGACACAACCATGAGTACAAAGCAGCATTACAAAGGGCGAAAACGTTACATGTTCCACATGCTTTTAATCCACCATCACAATACGGAACTTTTGATGATGAGGGTGAGGAGAGTTCGAGAAAGTCAGAGGCCGAGTTTTCTGTTAGTTCAACCAATAAGAGTAGCGCTGGTGAAAGCTGGGATGTATTGATTGAGCGTCTTTTTGATACGGATGAGCATGGCAAGATGGTGTTCAAGAGATGA